A stretch of Brassica napus cultivar Da-Ae chromosome C6, Da-Ae, whole genome shotgun sequence DNA encodes these proteins:
- the LOC106406764 gene encoding pathogenesis-related protein 5, with protein MENLSTFHILFLVFITSGVAVSTTEFTLQNNCPYTVWPGTLTGNGGNILGDGGYQLNPGASVQLRAPPGWTGRFWARTGCNFDSSGNGNCVTGDCGGVLKCAGAGGVPPVTLAEFTVGEKDYYDVSLVDGYNVKMGIKPQGGFGDCDYAGCVSDLNMVCPNELRVMGPQNNVAACKSACAAFNKEEYCCTGAHSTPQTCSPTTYSMTFKKACPDAYSYAYDDETSTFTCAGANYLITFCATGS; from the exons ATGGAGAACCTCTCCACTTTTCACATTCTCTTCTTAGTGTTCATCACAA GTGGTGTTGCTGTTTCCACCACTGAATTCACTTTGCAGAACAATTGCCCTTACACCGTCTGGCCCGGAACTCTCACAGGGAACGGCGGAAACATCCTCGGCGACGGCGGATATCAGCTGAATCCAGGCGCTTCCGTACAGCTCAGAGCTCCTCCAGGATGGACAGGCCGCTTCTGGGCTCGTACCGGCTGCAACTTCGACTCCTCCGGCAACGGTAACTGCGTCACAGGAGATTGCGGCGGCGTTCTAAAATGTGCCGGCGCCGGCGGGGTTCCCCCAGTCACACTCGCCGAATTCACCGTAGGTGAAAAGGATTACTACGACGTGAGCCTCGTCGACGGCTACAACGTCAAGATGGGGATAAAACCGCAAGGAGGGTTCGGAGACTGCGATTACGCAGGCTGCGTTTCCGACCTCAACATGGTTTGCCCTAACGAGCTTCGTGTCATGGGTCCGCAGAACAACGTGGCGGCGTGCAAGAGCGCATGCGCGGCGTTTAACAAGGAGGAGTACTGCTGCACCGGTGCTCACTCCACGCCGCAAACTTGTTCTCCCACGACTTACTCGATGACGTTCAAGAAAGCTTGCCCTGACGCTTATAGCTATGCTTATGATGATGAAACTAGTACGTTCACTTGTGCCGGAGCTAACTACTTGATCACTTTCTGCGCCACCGGTTCTTAA